The genomic interval TGTTTCGCACTGCTCGACGATCTGACCCAACGGGTGTTTCCGGTCACGAAGCGGGACGTGGAACGCGCGCGGGCTATCGCGAGCCAACAACCACGACTCTCGGGACGGGATTGCTTGCACGTCGCCATCATGGAGCAATACGACGTCCTGCAAATCCTCACGTGCGACGAGGGCTTCGACTATTGGACCGGGATCCGTCGAGTACCCTAGGCGGGCTCTCGGTGGTTGCGCCTGAAGAGG from Vicinamibacteria bacterium carries:
- a CDS encoding type II toxin-antitoxin system VapC family toxin; translated protein: MIFVDSNVPMNLVGTPHPNRDAIEGYLRSHADETFVTSAEVYQEIIHRYVAIERRKAIDDCFALLDDLTQRVFPVTKRDVERARAIASQQPRLSGRDCLHVAIMEQYDVLQILTCDEGFDYWTGIRRVP